Proteins encoded by one window of Primulina huaijiensis isolate GDHJ02 chromosome 1, ASM1229523v2, whole genome shotgun sequence:
- the LOC140973948 gene encoding cyclin-B1-2-like has protein sequence MDSANFSPFEGRRDDPLRYGIHGVKSDIIEPHPLESAYRSAKLKQEDMKKRILCDTYGAAFPMKRELDRQILSKFQRPPGAIPSSFLGLEVIDGTLEGFGFEDYLNDPKDSESFRTADMHHGMEVRLGLSKGPPFPSFM, from the exons ATGGATTCGGCGAACTTCTCACCATTCGAAGGCCGAAGAGACGATCCACTACGCTATGGAATCCATGGTGTGAAGAGCGATATTATTGAGCCTCACCCTCTCGAATCTGCCTATCGATCT GCGAAGTTGAAGCAAGAAGACATGAAAAAGAGAATTTTATGTGATACTTACGGTGCTGCATTTCCAATGAAGAGGGAACTCGATCGCCAAATTCTATCCAA ATTTCAAAGGCCTCCTGGAGCTATACCATCTTCCTTTTTGGGTTTAGAGGTCATTGACGGAACTTTGGAAGGTTTTGGTTTTGAAGACTACCTCAATG ATCCAAAGGATTCTGAGTCATTCCGCACTGCTGATATGCATCATGGAATGGAAGTGCGACTTGGGCTGTCAAAAGGACCACCATTCCCCAGTTTCATGTGA
- the LOC140982805 gene encoding transcription factor CYCLOIDEA-like, which produces MFSKSTYLQLPQVSSPLQSHTSTSVFDLNGAEFLLYQHHHDILAGHFVGANAPFLEASTLYNQDVIGVINEDPNFTMANTFQAKQTVKKDRHSKIVTSQGPRDRRVRLSIGMARKFFDLQEMLAFDKPSKTLEWLLTKSKAAIKELVQLKRSDASTCTNKSISSPSEFEVIELENGNYLDADSNGNLVPTNTYRCRKAKDPQQDVLNLAKESRAKARARARERTREKLCMKKLTESSNMASDLNPSIPIQARKSLSEVCKVPPSNTEPSFHFPLANTAAATEDLIQESLVIRRMLKHNSMLGFQQNINQNCDISSLIAQSSLCDILDQHRFINREPMEVTTN; this is translated from the exons ATGTTTAGCAAGAGCACATACCTGCAGCTTCCGCAGGTTTCATCTCCTCTTCAATCTCACACCTCTACTTCCGTCTTCGACCTAAATGGCGCTGAATTCTTGCTTTATCAGCACCACCATGACATTCTCGCGGGACACTTTGTAGGCGCAAATGCTCCGTTTCTTGAAGCTTCTACCTTGTACAACCAAGATGTAATCGGTGTGATAAATGAAGACCCTAATTTTACCATGGCTAACACGTTTCAAGCAAAGCAAACGGTAAAAAAAGATCGGCACAGTAAAATAGTGACATCTCAAGGGCCGAGGGATCGGAGAGTCAGGCTGTCGATAGGCATGGCAAGAAAGTTTTTTGATCTTCAAGAAATGCTAGCGTTTGACAAGCCAAGTAAAACCCTTGAATGGCTGCTTACGAAATCGAAAGCCGCAATCAAGGAGCTGGTGCAGTTGAAGAGAAGTGATGCCTCTACTTGCACTAATAAGAGCATTTCTTCCCCTTCAGAGTTCGAGGTAATAGAGTTGGAAAATGGAAACTACTTAGACGCAGATTCTAATGGGAACTTAGTCCCGACAAATACTTACAGATGTAGAAAAGCAAAAGATCCGCAGCAAGATGTATTGAACCTTGCCAAAGAATCGAGGGCTAAGGCAAGAGCAAGAGCTAGGGAAAGAACGAGAGAAAAACTGTGCATGAAGAAGCTTACTGAATCTAGCAACATGGCTTCTGACTTGAACCCTTCAATCCCAATTCAGGCTAGAAAGAGTCTTTCAGAAGTTTGCAAAGTGCCCCCTTCCAATACTGAGCCTAGCTTCCATTTTCCCTTAGCCAATACAGCTGCTGCAACTGAAGACCTAATTCAAGAATCCCTTGTCATCAGAAGGATGTTGAAGCACAATTCGATGCTCGGGTTTCagcaaaacataaatcaaaattGTGATATTAGCAGCTTAATAGCACAATCAAGCCTATGtgacattcttgatcagcaCAGGTTCATCAACAG AGAACCTATGGAGGTTACAACCAATTAA
- the LOC140977649 gene encoding small polypeptide DEVIL 4-like: protein MKMTNSSSSMSSDLEGSKKKLSTKKLGRFLKEQRARLYIIRRCAVMLLCWHD from the coding sequence ATGAAAATGACAAATTCTTCATCATCGATGTCGTCGGATTTGGAAGGGTCGAAGAAGAAATTATCGACGAAAAAACTGGGGAGATTTTTGAAAGAACAAAGAGCAAGGCTCTACATCATAAGAAGATGTGCAGTGATGCTTCTTTGCTGGCACGATTGA